The proteins below come from a single Vitis vinifera cultivar Pinot Noir 40024 chromosome 9, ASM3070453v1 genomic window:
- the LOC100265139 gene encoding putative F-box protein At3g44060 — protein sequence MRIVSVSVMVEEQDRISYLPDDILIRILSLLPTKEIARTSLLSKAWRKLSPFSSLSVLMFQSPDFFHSRRKNFDVSSFINAIDSSLRLRQKDVSLARLQLRLHLNDIESESLIDSWIDAALERKVKELDLYLLPRSIPEPYGLPAKIFSTTTITVLSLEQCRLEICGDVDLPALRKLCLRKILCDEQAIRQLISSCPLIEDLDIVSCGKLKKLHVSGLANLHRLVVTCCYNLRRIEIDAPSLQYFMYDHQRSLLCDVVWTPGEFLRELILHDRHITNDLLQNLVSGVPNLERLEIDSTRLQRIEISHHQLKRLELRLSEWQREAKLKIDAPNLQSFTYLGYRMPLTSMISSMNTSSLREAEIHFRNCNDYSHFFILQLKEFFEKSKNCQVINLLIKSKEELIIPRKLRPIPSPPVYDIKHLHLIVYYCSRFQYIIDRMLWMCHPQTLSIETSAKFLKVLYNKFSNKEENPKCCTSCPTKCWRHYLEDVQIDGDESRLEIDQIFAMRELSKKSTNCKVRFRLKWRSQLL from the exons ATGAGAATAGTTTCAGTTTCAGTAATGGTGGAGGAACAAGATCGAATATCGTACCTGCCTGATGACATATTGATAAGAATCTTGAGTTTACTTCCTACTAAGGAAATTGCTCGAACCAGTTTGCTCTCAAAGGCATGGCGAAAGCTATCtcctttttcctctctctccGTTTTAATGTTTCAGTCTCCGGATTTCTTCCATTCACGTCGCAAAAACTTTGATGTCTCCTCATTCATCAATGCCATCGATTCCTCCCTAAGACTCCGTCAGAAAGACGTAAGTCTTGCAAGACTTCAGCTCCGTCTGCATCTCAATGACATTGAATCAGAATCGCTGATAGACTCGTGGATCGACGCGGCACTTGAGAGGAAGGTGAAGGAGCTAGATCTATATTTGCTACCTAGGTCAATACCAGAGCCTTACGGCTTGCCGGCTAAAATTTTTTCTACCACAACAATTACAGTTCTCAGTTTAGAGCAATGTAGATTGGAAATCTGTGGTGATGTAGATCTTCCGGCGCTAAGAAAGTTGTGTTTAAGAAAAATCCTGTGTGATGAACAAGCAATTCGGCAACTGATATCAAGTTGCCCGTTGATCGAGGATTTGGATATTGTATCTTGCGGTAAATTGAAAAAGCTTCATGTTTCGGGGCTTGCTAATCTACATAGGCTTGTAGTAACTTGCTGTTATAATTTGAGAAGGATAGAAATCGATGCACCAAGCCTTCAATATTTTATGTATGATCATCAGAGAAGCTTGCTGTGTGACGTGGTCTGGACGCCCGGTGAATTTCTGAGAGAATTAATACTCCATGATCGACATATAACAAATGATTTGCTCCAAAATCTTGTCTCTGGAGTTCCGAATCTTGAGCGATTGGAGATAGACTCCACTCGATTGCAAAGGATTGAGATTTCGCATCATCAGCTCAAGAGATTAGAACTAAGACTATCTGAATGGCAGAGGGAGGCGAAACTCAAGATTGATGCCCCAAATCTCCAATCATTTACGTATTTGGGCTATAGAATGCCTTTAACCTCTATGATATCATCTATGAATACTTCATCTCTGCGGGAAGCCGAGATTCACTTCAGGAATTGTAATGATTATAGCCATTTTTTCATCCTTCAATTGAaggaattttttgaaaaatcgaAGAATTGCCAAGTTATAAATTTACTCATAAAATCCAAAGAG GAGCTCATTATTCCCAGAAAGCTGAGGCCAATTCCATCTCCCCCTGTTTATGATATCAAGCATTTACATTTAATAGTATATTACTGCAGTAGATTCCAGTACATCATAGATCGCATGCTTTGGATGTGTCACCCTCAAACTTTATCAATTGAGACCAGTGCCAAGTTCTTAAAG GTCCTATATAACAAGTTTAGTAACAAAGAGGAGAACCCCAAGTGTTGTACATCTTGTCCCACCAAATGCTGGCGGCATTATTTGGAAGATGTTCAAATTGATGGTGATGAAAGCAGATTGGAAATTGACCAAATTTTTGCGATGCGAGAGTTATCTAAAAAATCTACGAATTGCAAAGTTAGGTTTAGATTAAAATGGCGATCTCAACTACTTTAG